A stretch of the Psychroserpens sp. Hel_I_66 genome encodes the following:
- the kduI gene encoding 5-dehydro-4-deoxy-D-glucuronate isomerase: protein MANYETRYASNPESVKKYNTQELRDEFHISKLMKKDEIYWVYSHYDRFMVSGVVPIQKSVSLETIDPLKANYFLERRELGIINVGGKGKVSVDGKTYELEHKEALYIGQGNKEVVFSSESSSKPAQFYLNSTPAHKSFPNKKIGTDDVEVIELGSAETANARTLRKYIVNSVVDVCQLQMGMTTIKPGSSWNTMPAHVHDRRMEVYFYFEVLEDQAVCHFMGQPQETRHIWMANNEAVISPPWSIHSGSGTSNYSFIWGMAGENLDYGDMDVCKINELR from the coding sequence ATGGCAAATTACGAGACTAGATACGCATCTAACCCAGAATCTGTAAAAAAATATAACACTCAAGAACTAAGAGACGAATTCCACATTTCCAAACTTATGAAAAAGGACGAAATATATTGGGTGTACTCTCATTACGATAGATTTATGGTTTCAGGAGTTGTTCCTATTCAAAAATCAGTTTCTTTAGAAACTATAGATCCTTTAAAAGCAAATTATTTTCTTGAGAGACGAGAATTGGGAATTATCAATGTAGGAGGTAAAGGTAAGGTGTCAGTTGATGGCAAAACTTATGAGCTAGAACACAAAGAGGCACTTTATATTGGACAAGGAAACAAGGAAGTTGTTTTTTCAAGTGAGTCGTCTAGCAAACCAGCGCAATTTTATTTAAATTCAACACCAGCGCACAAGTCATTTCCAAATAAAAAAATTGGAACTGATGATGTAGAAGTGATTGAATTAGGCTCTGCTGAAACTGCAAATGCAAGAACATTAAGAAAATATATAGTGAACAGTGTGGTTGATGTTTGCCAATTGCAAATGGGAATGACAACAATCAAACCTGGAAGTAGTTGGAACACAATGCCAGCACACGTGCATGACAGGCGAATGGAAGTCTACTTCTATTTTGAAGTACTAGAGGATCAAGCAGTGTGTCACTTTATGGGCCAACCCCAAGAAACAAGACATATCTGGATGGCAAATAACGAAGCAGTAATTTCTCCACCTTGGTCAATTCATTCGGGTTCAGGAACCTCAAATTACTCTTTCATTTGGGGAATGGCAGGTGAGAACTTGGATTATGGTGATATGGATGTTTGTAAAATCAACGAATTAAGATAA
- a CDS encoding CusA/CzcA family heavy metal efflux RND transporter: MINKIISFSINNKFIIGLFIVTLVGTGIWSMATINLGSVPDITNNQVQVITVAPNLGTEDIEQFVTYPVELAMANLPDVIELRSVSRFGLSVVTIVFKDEAGTYLPRQLVQEKLTEVAGEIPEGFGTPFMAPITTGLGEIYQYTLKLKEGYEDKYDAMELRTIQDWIVKRQMALVPGVVEVNAFGGYVKQYEVAINPNKLKSFGITMNQVFEALKANNANTGGAYIEKNHQANFIRGEGLARSIEDLENTVVTTQNGSPVLIRDVAEKVGFGNQVRYGAFTQDGHETVGGQILMLKGESPGNVVENVEKRIVEIQKSLPEGVYIDTFLSRSELIGRTTSTVEKNLIEGSLIVIFVLVLLLGSFRGGLITASVIPLSLLFAFILMKQFGVWANLMSLGAIDFGIIVDGAVIIVEGMVFHIHQRMKKSTKVIEQAEMDEIAYESASTMMNSAFFGQLIILIVFTPILFLTGVEGKMFRPMAFTFGFAVLGAIILCLTYVPMISAMFLKPTKNQNSWFAKFENKIDRFSDKIMAGLNRAYLPLLNFALRFRAGVVIGAVALLLIAGFIFSNMGGEFIPKFDEGDIAFQALIKPGSSLTESIEASKKLQNLINEFPEVKTVVSRIGVAEIPTDPMPMDIADSYIILEKDKSKWTSADSKEELIEKIQEKISVVPGVNFVFTQPVELRFNELLTGVREDVAIKLYGEDLGVLADKVQEIAAVIRTVPGAADLNVEATSGLPQMTVVYNRAKMAQYGVTVDKLNDYVSASFAGEQASVIFEGEKRFDVVIRLAKEFRQDINSLKNLYIDLPNGAQVPLKEVADISYKPGPMQISRDNTSRRISVGVNVRGRDVKSMVEEIQQKLETDVKLPPGYFVTYGGSFENLQRASDRLMIVVPIALFLIFILLYFALSSFSQSLMIYMAVPLAAIGGVFALWIRGMPFSISAGVGFIVLFGVAVLNGLVLINKFNELKESGMTDLKKRIYEATHERLRPILLTATAAIMGFIPMAVSTSGGAEVQRPLATVVIGGLITATFLTLVIVPVLYYWLESRKEKKNNGGDASYVKKSATVVVVLLSLGGFLTPNSASAQDGQMSQVLTLQEAIALAKENYPSLKESQAFIEREQAMKGTSFDLGNTQVFTGKEEFGNDLPGVQTTIGVQQGNIDLLSGFSKSKFYKERVKLGETFYAVNEQQLIRNVMQAYDRINYNKAQLRFAEQLDSVYANFRTAAELRYDTGETGKLEFIAASSEYQQIQVLRQQAYDDIEIAKRALKQYLGIDQEIETVGQLYEPMDFLANLDSASAANNPLLQYAMQNAEVSKANIGVEKAQFLPKFNLTYGRQIVDDVSGFNTYQAGISIPLWFFPQKSRVKAAKADALVAENQYLEQKAMTESRVSQLIKSLEKTQKTLNYYQEGALLLAEEQITTAELASKEGEIDYVNYITILNSAIRIKQNHIQFINQYNQQFIELQYQLGNL, encoded by the coding sequence ATGATTAACAAAATCATTTCATTTTCCATTAATAATAAATTTATTATTGGCTTATTTATAGTGACATTGGTTGGTACCGGCATTTGGTCTATGGCCACTATAAACTTGGGTTCTGTACCCGACATAACAAACAATCAAGTACAGGTAATAACCGTGGCCCCAAATTTGGGGACAGAAGATATTGAGCAATTTGTTACCTATCCCGTAGAATTGGCAATGGCCAATCTTCCTGACGTTATCGAACTGCGTTCAGTATCCCGTTTTGGGTTGTCCGTAGTTACAATTGTCTTTAAGGATGAGGCAGGCACTTATCTTCCCCGGCAATTGGTACAAGAGAAATTAACCGAAGTTGCTGGAGAAATCCCCGAAGGCTTCGGCACGCCATTTATGGCACCAATAACTACAGGGCTTGGCGAAATCTACCAATACACCTTAAAATTAAAAGAGGGCTACGAAGATAAATACGATGCTATGGAGCTTCGTACCATTCAGGATTGGATTGTAAAACGTCAAATGGCATTAGTACCTGGAGTCGTCGAGGTAAATGCTTTTGGTGGTTATGTAAAGCAGTATGAAGTTGCCATAAACCCTAATAAGCTGAAAAGTTTCGGTATTACAATGAATCAGGTCTTTGAAGCCCTTAAAGCAAACAATGCCAATACAGGTGGTGCTTATATTGAAAAAAACCACCAAGCAAATTTCATTCGTGGAGAAGGTTTGGCACGAAGTATCGAGGATTTGGAAAACACAGTTGTGACGACTCAAAATGGAAGTCCTGTTTTAATCCGGGATGTCGCCGAAAAAGTAGGCTTTGGTAATCAGGTGCGTTATGGTGCGTTTACCCAAGATGGACACGAAACTGTTGGTGGACAAATTTTAATGCTGAAAGGCGAAAGCCCAGGCAACGTAGTCGAAAATGTGGAGAAGCGCATTGTAGAAATACAAAAATCCCTACCCGAAGGCGTTTACATAGATACATTTTTAAGCCGAAGTGAATTGATAGGAAGAACCACAAGCACCGTTGAAAAAAACCTCATAGAAGGTTCCCTCATTGTGATTTTTGTTTTGGTCTTGCTTTTGGGAAGTTTCCGTGGCGGATTAATTACAGCTTCGGTTATTCCTTTATCATTGCTCTTCGCATTTATTTTGATGAAACAATTCGGTGTATGGGCAAACTTAATGTCATTGGGTGCAATCGACTTTGGAATCATCGTAGATGGTGCAGTAATCATTGTAGAAGGAATGGTGTTTCACATTCATCAACGGATGAAAAAATCAACAAAGGTCATTGAGCAGGCTGAAATGGACGAAATTGCTTATGAATCTGCCAGTACGATGATGAATTCGGCGTTTTTCGGACAACTTATTATCCTTATTGTATTTACACCAATTCTATTTTTGACGGGTGTAGAAGGAAAAATGTTCCGTCCAATGGCATTTACTTTTGGATTTGCCGTTTTAGGAGCAATTATCCTTTGTCTTACTTACGTCCCAATGATTTCTGCAATGTTCCTTAAACCTACTAAAAATCAGAATAGTTGGTTTGCAAAATTTGAAAACAAGATAGATAGGTTCAGTGATAAAATAATGGCGGGCCTAAATCGAGCTTACCTTCCTTTGCTCAATTTCGCACTGCGCTTTCGAGCTGGTGTCGTGATTGGCGCAGTTGCTCTATTACTAATTGCAGGGTTTATTTTCAGCAATATGGGTGGCGAATTCATACCTAAATTTGATGAGGGCGATATTGCGTTTCAGGCTTTGATAAAACCGGGGAGCAGTCTTACCGAATCCATTGAGGCTTCAAAAAAACTTCAAAATTTAATCAATGAATTTCCGGAAGTAAAAACGGTAGTTTCAAGGATTGGTGTTGCTGAAATACCAACAGACCCAATGCCAATGGACATTGCCGATAGTTACATTATTCTTGAAAAAGATAAGAGCAAATGGACTTCTGCAGATAGTAAGGAAGAACTCATAGAAAAAATCCAAGAAAAAATTTCAGTAGTTCCCGGCGTAAATTTCGTGTTTACCCAACCCGTGGAACTTCGTTTTAATGAATTGCTTACAGGTGTCCGTGAGGACGTAGCAATCAAACTGTACGGAGAAGATTTGGGCGTGTTGGCAGACAAGGTACAGGAAATCGCAGCAGTCATCAGAACGGTTCCTGGAGCTGCTGACCTTAATGTGGAGGCTACAAGTGGTTTGCCACAAATGACAGTGGTGTATAACCGCGCAAAAATGGCACAATACGGTGTAACCGTTGACAAGCTGAACGATTATGTGAGTGCGTCATTTGCTGGAGAACAGGCAAGTGTCATTTTTGAGGGCGAAAAACGGTTCGATGTGGTCATTCGTTTGGCAAAGGAATTTAGACAAGACATCAACAGCCTTAAAAATCTTTATATCGATTTACCAAACGGAGCGCAAGTGCCTTTAAAGGAGGTTGCAGATATCAGCTATAAGCCCGGACCAATGCAGATTTCAAGGGACAATACCTCTCGTCGTATTTCGGTGGGGGTCAATGTTCGTGGGCGCGATGTAAAATCGATGGTCGAGGAAATTCAGCAAAAATTGGAAACGGACGTGAAACTGCCACCTGGTTATTTTGTAACCTACGGAGGTTCGTTTGAAAATCTTCAACGTGCTTCAGACCGATTGATGATTGTAGTGCCTATTGCACTTTTCCTAATATTCATATTGCTCTACTTTGCCTTGAGTTCGTTCTCGCAGTCCTTAATGATTTATATGGCAGTGCCTTTGGCAGCCATTGGTGGCGTGTTTGCCCTTTGGATAAGGGGAATGCCTTTTAGTATTTCTGCGGGAGTCGGTTTTATCGTGCTCTTTGGAGTTGCGGTTTTAAACGGTTTGGTACTGATAAACAAATTCAATGAACTAAAAGAAAGTGGAATGACAGACTTAAAAAAACGAATATACGAGGCAACACACGAGCGTTTACGCCCAATTTTACTGACGGCTACCGCAGCCATTATGGGCTTTATACCAATGGCGGTTTCTACCTCTGGTGGTGCGGAAGTACAACGTCCTTTGGCGACAGTAGTAATCGGTGGACTTATAACGGCTACCTTCTTGACACTGGTCATTGTTCCTGTCCTGTATTATTGGCTGGAATCACGAAAAGAAAAGAAAAACAATGGTGGTGACGCAAGTTATGTAAAGAAAAGTGCAACCGTGGTTGTGGTATTATTGAGTTTAGGAGGTTTCTTAACCCCAAATTCCGCAAGTGCGCAGGACGGCCAGATGAGCCAAGTGCTCACTTTGCAAGAAGCCATCGCTCTGGCCAAGGAAAATTATCCTTCCCTTAAAGAGAGCCAAGCCTTTATTGAACGTGAACAGGCGATGAAGGGTACCAGCTTCGATTTGGGAAATACACAGGTATTTACAGGAAAGGAAGAGTTTGGCAATGACCTTCCCGGTGTACAAACTACCATAGGTGTACAGCAAGGAAATATTGATTTACTTTCAGGTTTTTCAAAATCCAAGTTCTATAAGGAACGTGTAAAACTGGGCGAAACGTTCTACGCGGTCAACGAGCAGCAATTGATTCGCAATGTGATGCAGGCTTATGACCGCATCAATTACAACAAGGCGCAATTGCGTTTTGCGGAACAGTTGGACAGTGTTTATGCTAACTTTAGGACCGCTGCAGAATTGCGTTACGATACAGGAGAAACGGGCAAATTGGAATTTATTGCTGCCTCTTCCGAATATCAGCAGATTCAGGTTTTACGACAGCAAGCCTATGATGACATTGAAATTGCAAAAAGGGCATTGAAGCAGTATTTGGGCATTGACCAAGAAATAGAAACGGTTGGTCAGCTCTATGAACCGATGGATTTTTTGGCCAATTTGGATTCGGCTTCCGCAGCCAATAATCCTTTGCTTCAATATGCTATGCAAAATGCGGAAGTAAGCAAAGCCAATATCGGTGTAGAAAAAGCACAGTTCCTACCCAAGTTCAACTTGACCTACGGCAGGCAGATTGTGGATGATGTGTCGGGTTTCAACACCTATCAGGCTGGTATTAGCATACCGCTTTGGTTCTTTCCGCAGAAATCAAGGGTAAAGGCCGCTAAAGCAGATGCATTGGTCGCCGAGAATCAATATCTCGAACAAAAGGCAATGACCGAAAGTAGAGTGTCACAGCTCATAAAATCGCTGGAAAAGACCCAAAAAACACTTAACTATTATCAGGAAGGTGCATTGCTTTTGGCCGAGGAACAAATTACTACGGCTGAACTGGCTTCTAAGGAAGGTGAAATTGATTATGTGAACTATATCACGATACTCAACAGCGCCATCAGGATAAAACAAAATCATATACAGTTTATAAATCAATATAACCAGCAGTTCATTGAGTTGCAATACCAACTGGGTAACCTATAA
- a CDS encoding TonB-dependent receptor, with protein sequence MNRNKIYIFLGLFFASLFIVQGQNLRQKVPIFEVLEQITKKHSITFNYESSLLSDVTVFPLSQDLTLSAKIKKLEIQTNLVFEKVSNLVYTISKTIKLCGYVKGSELQNSLMGATITSKYAYSVTDENGYFEIELNSQNELLTLRHVGFKTIERQARFFNLENCEIITMLVQHEVIAPILIETYLIRGIDRRNDWTTSIDYKRFSLLPGLIESDVLQTVQALPSVLSVDETVSNINIRGGSHDQNLILWDDIKMYQTGHFFGLISSFNPLMTQTASVINNGTDVSLTDGISGTIHMQTEKQINSKFNGIFGVNFLNAELFSNIPIGKNSSLQIASRKSLDNLIKTPTYDTYFDRVTQDTEAENNVFNVTNSNQEFNFHDASLRWLYQPTDKDIIRLNFILVNNDLGFNETVDLNNTLRTRRSSISQNSLAVGLNYKRQWNEKLSSTINIYDSEYKLEALNADVLSNQLQLQENVVSETSLQLNNLYNLNQWRLNFGYQFTETEIINLNDIDLPRFVRRDEEILREHGVFAQAWYLNPDNKFSVRGGVRANYLNRFEKLIIEPRLSIRKSIGKFIEIEAQGEYKHQSTSQIVNFQNDFLGIEKRRWQLTDNDTIPIIQSKQASLGIMYKRNGWLLDAKGFYKTVNGITTQSQSFTTKYEFAKEKGSYDAYGIELLCRKKYNNFNSWLSYSYMTNTYTFDELEDINFPSNFDITHSMIFGTTFSDESWNISAGINYRIGKPTSIPINDNEIVNNDVNFDKANNKRLPDYLRIDASAIYKLKISNMFRSEIGISIWNISNRENVINNYYRINEDDTVNEFSRFSLGLTTNAVVRFYF encoded by the coding sequence ATGAACAGAAATAAAATTTACATATTTCTAGGACTATTTTTCGCGTCATTATTCATAGTACAAGGTCAAAATTTAAGGCAGAAAGTTCCAATTTTTGAAGTTCTTGAACAAATCACAAAAAAGCATTCTATAACTTTCAATTACGAGAGCAGCCTATTAAGCGATGTTACCGTATTTCCTTTATCTCAAGATTTAACCTTATCTGCCAAGATCAAAAAACTTGAAATACAAACCAATCTTGTTTTCGAGAAGGTGAGCAATTTAGTTTATACCATTTCAAAAACCATAAAATTATGTGGATACGTCAAAGGTTCGGAATTACAAAATTCACTTATGGGCGCTACTATTACAAGTAAATACGCCTACTCAGTAACTGATGAGAATGGATATTTTGAAATTGAATTAAATTCCCAAAATGAACTACTAACTCTAAGACATGTTGGCTTTAAAACTATTGAGCGTCAAGCTAGGTTTTTCAATTTAGAAAACTGTGAAATAATAACAATGTTAGTACAACATGAGGTAATCGCACCTATACTCATTGAAACTTATCTCATAAGAGGTATCGATAGAAGAAACGATTGGACGACCTCTATAGATTATAAGCGGTTTAGCTTATTGCCTGGTCTTATTGAATCTGATGTTCTTCAAACAGTTCAAGCGCTACCAAGTGTTTTGAGTGTTGATGAGACCGTTTCAAACATTAATATTAGAGGTGGTTCACACGATCAGAACTTGATTCTTTGGGATGATATTAAAATGTACCAAACAGGACACTTTTTTGGACTTATCTCAAGTTTTAACCCATTAATGACTCAAACTGCCAGTGTAATCAATAATGGAACAGATGTGTCTTTAACCGATGGAATATCAGGAACGATACATATGCAGACCGAAAAACAAATCAATTCAAAATTTAATGGCATTTTTGGAGTTAATTTTTTAAATGCTGAATTATTTTCTAATATCCCTATTGGTAAAAATTCATCACTTCAAATTGCTTCAAGAAAATCCTTAGATAACTTAATTAAAACCCCAACTTACGATACATATTTTGATAGAGTAACTCAAGATACGGAAGCTGAAAACAATGTTTTTAATGTAACCAATTCGAATCAAGAATTTAATTTTCACGACGCCTCGTTAAGATGGTTATATCAGCCAACAGATAAAGACATTATACGATTAAATTTTATTCTAGTAAATAATGATTTAGGCTTCAACGAAACTGTTGATCTCAATAATACTTTAAGAACAAGGCGTAGTAGTATATCACAAAATAGTCTCGCAGTTGGTCTAAATTATAAAAGACAATGGAACGAAAAACTATCTTCAACTATCAACATTTACGATAGCGAATATAAATTAGAAGCTTTAAATGCCGATGTATTGAGTAACCAGCTCCAGTTACAAGAAAATGTTGTTTCTGAAACAAGTTTACAATTAAATAACCTATATAATTTAAACCAATGGCGTCTTAATTTTGGCTATCAATTTACAGAAACCGAAATTATAAATCTCAACGATATTGATTTACCGAGATTTGTGAGACGTGATGAAGAAATATTGAGAGAACACGGGGTTTTTGCTCAAGCTTGGTATCTAAATCCTGATAATAAATTCTCTGTACGCGGTGGTGTTAGAGCAAATTATCTTAACAGATTTGAAAAATTGATTATTGAACCTAGATTAAGTATTAGAAAATCCATTGGAAAATTTATTGAAATTGAAGCACAGGGGGAATATAAGCATCAAAGCACATCTCAAATTGTAAATTTCCAAAATGATTTTTTAGGTATCGAGAAAAGACGTTGGCAATTAACAGACAATGATACCATCCCTATTATTCAAAGCAAACAAGCTTCACTTGGCATAATGTATAAACGTAATGGTTGGTTATTAGACGCTAAAGGATTTTATAAAACTGTAAATGGCATAACCACACAAAGCCAAAGTTTCACAACTAAGTATGAATTTGCAAAAGAAAAAGGTAGTTATGACGCTTACGGTATTGAGCTTTTATGTAGAAAGAAATATAATAATTTCAATAGCTGGTTAAGTTATTCTTACATGACCAATACTTATACTTTTGACGAACTTGAAGACATAAATTTTCCCAGTAATTTTGATATTACACACTCTATGATTTTTGGAACTACATTTAGCGATGAATCTTGGAACATATCAGCAGGAATAAATTATAGAATAGGGAAGCCAACCTCTATTCCTATAAATGATAATGAAATAGTAAATAATGACGTAAATTTTGACAAAGCCAATAACAAGAGGTTACCAGATTATTTAAGAATTGATGCTTCCGCGATTTATAAATTAAAAATAAGTAACATGTTTAGGTCGGAAATAGGAATTTCAATTTGGAATATATCAAATAGGGAAAATGTCATTAATAACTATTATAGAATCAATGAAGATGATACAGTCAATGAGTTCTCAAGGTTCTCTTTAGGTTTGACTACAAATGCTGTAGTGCGTTTTTACTTTTAA
- a CDS encoding FecR family protein: protein MDKEYLLKKWLNNDLSKTESKAFNELEDSKLYKEIILEAQRFNGNTNAKVDSFEALENKLNSKKNTSTNWIKIVSSLAAILVIGFALFTLINKNNIVSFKTDLAQSKTITLPDNSIVKLNELSVIEYNNSSWDENRSIELKGEAFFDVEKGKRFDVNTDFGKISVLGTEFNVLSRDSTFKVACFEGLVNVIYNNKITNLPAGTEFILSSGKVLKSNIPIVEPYWLKNMSVFKDASFKDVIEELEKQYEIKVLYPSQLNLNFTGAFEHNNLENALKSITKPLNLTYNLQNTNEVIILRNEQK, encoded by the coding sequence ATGGATAAAGAATACCTATTAAAAAAATGGTTAAATAATGATCTGTCCAAAACAGAATCAAAAGCTTTCAATGAATTGGAAGACTCTAAATTGTACAAAGAAATCATTTTAGAAGCGCAACGTTTCAACGGTAATACAAATGCAAAAGTTGATTCCTTTGAAGCATTAGAAAACAAATTGAATTCTAAAAAGAATACTTCTACTAATTGGATAAAGATTGTTTCTAGTTTAGCTGCTATTCTAGTCATTGGCTTTGCCTTATTTACTTTGATAAATAAAAACAATATAGTCTCCTTTAAAACTGATTTAGCACAAAGCAAAACAATTACGCTACCAGACAACTCTATTGTTAAACTTAATGAATTATCAGTAATAGAATATAACAATTCCAGTTGGGACGAAAATAGATCTATAGAACTAAAGGGCGAGGCCTTTTTTGATGTGGAAAAAGGAAAACGATTTGATGTAAATACAGATTTTGGAAAAATTAGTGTTTTAGGTACTGAATTTAATGTACTATCCCGTGATAGCACTTTTAAGGTGGCTTGTTTTGAAGGATTGGTAAATGTAATTTACAATAATAAAATTACTAACCTTCCCGCTGGAACGGAGTTTATCTTATCATCAGGAAAAGTTTTAAAATCAAATATTCCAATAGTAGAACCCTATTGGCTTAAAAATATGAGTGTTTTTAAAGATGCCTCTTTTAAAGATGTAATTGAAGAACTTGAAAAACAATACGAAATTAAAGTGCTTTACCCATCTCAATTAAACTTAAATTTTACAGGTGCCTTTGAACATAATAATCTTGAAAATGCACTCAAATCAATCACCAAACCCCTTAATCTGACCTATAATTTACAAAATACTAACGAGGTCATTATACTAAGGAATGAACAGAAATAA
- a CDS encoding RNA polymerase sigma factor: MQKSLHQDICDKIRFSRLYEKYAQSLGNILFYKYGELLNPSDKVQEAFIKLWENCAKIKPETAKSYLYTTANNIMLNEVKHQNVVLKYQQVKPKDYTNESPEFILRKKEFLERFERVLSQLKEEERVAFLLNKVDGKTHKEVAEILGITKKMAEHRIYGAFNKLKEKLEELN; this comes from the coding sequence TTGCAAAAATCATTGCACCAAGATATTTGTGACAAGATTCGCTTCTCAAGACTTTATGAGAAGTATGCACAATCGTTGGGTAATATTCTTTTTTATAAATATGGTGAACTTTTAAATCCATCAGATAAGGTACAGGAGGCATTTATCAAACTATGGGAAAATTGCGCTAAAATAAAACCTGAAACTGCTAAGTCCTATCTTTATACTACAGCAAATAATATTATGCTCAATGAAGTTAAGCATCAAAATGTCGTTTTAAAATATCAACAAGTAAAGCCAAAGGATTATACCAACGAATCCCCTGAATTTATATTACGTAAAAAAGAATTTCTTGAAAGATTTGAGCGTGTTTTATCCCAATTAAAAGAAGAAGAACGCGTGGCATTTCTACTTAATAAGGTAGATGGCAAAACACATAAGGAGGTTGCTGAAATTTTGGGTATTACAAAAAAAATGGCAGAGCATAGAATTTACGGAGCGTTCAATAAACTCAAAGAAAAGCTTGAAGAACTAAATTGA
- a CDS encoding site-specific integrase encodes MSSNAKIVLRKKPNTKGQYPLAIRITKNRRSTYQYVGHYIDIEEWDEKNIRVKKSNPNADSLNKLLSQQLSDANKALIDLQSVYKDASANQIKKEIYASGNSSTFFELAQEHLDELEVAEKLNRLSTDSALISYIIKYHKSKQLSFQEIDERFLKKLMIYLKVNHNLSETSIMNILVLIRLLFNRAIKLKIVSRELYPFGGDKIKIKFPETTKIGLNIIEVRAIEALDNLTYNEIHTRNVWLFSFNFAGMRVTDVLWTKWSDIYDNRLHYRMNKNSKLLSLKIPDKVLSILDFYRDDKRYATDFVFPELKKANLDNARDIYNKRKTATKKFNDNLKSIAKKAKIDKKITMHIARHTFGNIAGDTIHPLMLQKLYRHSDLKTTLNYQANFIHKEADDALDSVVNF; translated from the coding sequence ATGTCGTCAAATGCAAAAATAGTTCTACGCAAAAAACCGAACACCAAGGGGCAATATCCGTTGGCTATTCGAATTACAAAAAACCGTCGTTCCACCTATCAATATGTTGGTCATTATATTGATATAGAGGAATGGGACGAGAAAAATATACGAGTAAAAAAATCAAACCCAAATGCTGATAGCCTAAACAAGTTGCTATCACAACAACTTTCTGATGCCAATAAGGCACTTATTGATTTACAGTCCGTGTATAAAGATGCCTCAGCGAACCAGATTAAAAAAGAAATTTATGCATCAGGGAACTCTTCAACTTTCTTTGAATTGGCGCAAGAGCATTTGGATGAACTGGAAGTTGCTGAAAAGTTAAACCGTCTATCCACTGACAGTGCATTGATTAGTTATATAATAAAATATCACAAGTCTAAACAGCTTTCATTTCAAGAAATTGATGAGCGATTTCTTAAAAAACTGATGATATACCTCAAAGTTAATCACAACCTTTCAGAGACATCAATAATGAATATTCTTGTTCTAATCCGATTATTATTCAACAGAGCTATAAAGCTAAAAATAGTCAGTAGGGAATTGTATCCTTTTGGTGGTGACAAAATTAAAATCAAGTTTCCTGAAACTACAAAAATTGGGTTGAATATTATTGAAGTAAGAGCTATTGAAGCTTTAGATAATCTAACTTACAATGAAATTCATACAAGAAATGTTTGGCTATTCAGCTTCAATTTTGCAGGAATGCGGGTCACCGATGTACTCTGGACAAAGTGGTCAGACATATACGACAATAGGCTTCATTATAGAATGAATAAAAACTCAAAACTACTCTCATTGAAAATTCCAGATAAGGTTCTAAGTATTTTAGATTTCTACAGAGATGATAAAAGATATGCTACTGATTTTGTTTTTCCTGAATTGAAAAAAGCCAATCTTGATAATGCCAGAGATATCTATAATAAAAGAAAAACTGCAACTAAAAAATTCAACGATAACTTAAAATCCATCGCCAAAAAAGCTAAAATAGACAAGAAGATTACAATGCATATTGCCAGACATACTTTTGGCAATATTGCCGGCGATACAATTCATCCTTTAATGTTACAAAAACTTTATAGACATAGTGATTTAAAAACTACATTGAATTATCAGGCAAATTTTATCCATAAAGAAGCAGATGATGCTTTGGATAGTGTTGTAAACTTTTAA